The Kosakonia sacchari SP1 genome includes a window with the following:
- the mukE gene encoding chromosome partition protein MukE — protein sequence MSSTNIEQVMPVKLAQALANSLFPALDSALRSGRHIGLDELDNHAFLMDFQEYLEEFYARYNVELIRAPEGFFYLRPRSTTLIPRSVLSELDMMVGKILCYLYLSPERLANEGIFTQQELYDELMSLADEAKLLKLVNNRSTGSDLDRQKLQEKVRSSLNRLRRLGMIWFMGNDSSKFRITESVFRFGADVRSGDDAREAQLRMIRDGEAMPVENHLQLNDEPEDNQPDSSEEE from the coding sequence ATGTCATCGACAAATATTGAACAAGTGATGCCGGTTAAACTGGCACAGGCGTTGGCTAACTCTCTGTTTCCGGCACTGGACAGCGCATTGCGCTCAGGGCGACATATCGGCCTCGACGAGCTGGACAATCACGCATTTTTAATGGATTTCCAGGAGTATCTGGAAGAGTTTTACGCGCGCTATAACGTTGAGCTGATCCGCGCACCGGAGGGGTTTTTCTATCTGCGTCCGCGCTCCACCACGCTTATCCCGCGTTCGGTGCTCTCCGAGCTGGATATGATGGTGGGCAAAATTCTTTGCTATCTCTACCTCAGCCCGGAACGTCTGGCGAATGAAGGGATCTTCACCCAACAAGAACTGTACGACGAGCTGATGTCGCTGGCGGATGAAGCGAAGTTGCTGAAGCTGGTAAATAACCGTTCTACCGGTTCCGATCTTGACCGACAAAAACTGCAGGAAAAGGTGCGCTCCTCGCTGAACCGCCTGCGCCGTCTCGGCATGATCTGGTTTATGGGTAACGACAGCAGCAAGTTTCGTATCACTGAATCCGTATTCCGCTTTGGCGCCGATGTGCGTTCGGGCGATGATGCGCGTGAAGCGCAGCTGCGCATGATCCGCGACGGTGAAGCGATGCCTGTCGAAAACCATCTGCAGCTCAATGATGAGCCTGAAGATAATCAGCCGGATAGCTCGGAGGAAGAGTAA
- the mukF gene encoding chromosome partition protein MukF, whose protein sequence is MSEFSQTVPELVAWARKNDFSISLPVDRLSFLLAIATLNGERLDGEMNEGELVDAFRHVSDAFEQTSETIAQRANNAINDLVRQRLLNRFTSELVEGNAIYRLTPLGIGITDYYIRQREFSTLRLSMQLSIVASELKRAADAAQEGGDEFHWHRNVYAPLKYSVAEIFDSIDLTQRLMDEQQQQVKDDIAQLLNKDWRAAISSCELLLSETSGTLRELQDTLDAAGDKLQTNLLSIQDATLGRDDLEFLDQLVFNLQSKLDRIVSWGQQAIDLWIGYDRHVHKFIRTAIDMDKNRVFAQRLRQSVQSYFDAPWALTYASADRLLDMRDEEMALRDEEVTGELPPDLEYEEFNEIREQLAALIEQQLAIYKTKGVPLDLGLVAREYLAQYPRVRHFDIARIVVDQAVRLGVAQADFTGLPPKWQPINDYGAKVQAHVIDKY, encoded by the coding sequence ATGAGTGAATTTTCCCAGACAGTCCCCGAACTGGTTGCCTGGGCCAGGAAAAATGATTTCTCCATCTCGCTGCCGGTCGACAGGCTCTCTTTTTTGCTGGCCATCGCCACGCTCAATGGCGAGCGTCTGGATGGGGAAATGAACGAAGGTGAACTGGTAGACGCCTTTCGTCATGTGAGTGATGCGTTTGAGCAAACCAGTGAAACCATTGCCCAGCGTGCCAATAACGCCATTAACGACCTGGTGCGCCAGCGTTTGTTAAATCGCTTTACCAGTGAGCTGGTGGAGGGCAATGCCATCTACCGTCTGACGCCGCTGGGCATTGGCATTACTGACTACTACATTCGCCAGCGCGAGTTCTCCACGCTGCGTCTTTCTATGCAGCTTTCCATTGTGGCCAGCGAGTTAAAACGCGCCGCAGACGCGGCACAGGAAGGCGGAGACGAATTTCACTGGCATCGCAATGTTTATGCGCCGCTGAAATACTCGGTCGCGGAGATTTTTGACAGCATCGATCTGACTCAACGCCTAATGGATGAACAGCAGCAACAAGTCAAAGATGATATTGCACAACTGCTGAATAAAGACTGGCGTGCGGCCATCTCCAGTTGTGAATTGCTGCTGTCTGAAACCTCCGGTACGTTACGCGAACTGCAGGATACGCTCGATGCCGCCGGGGATAAGTTGCAGACTAACCTGTTGAGCATTCAGGATGCGACCCTTGGGCGCGATGATCTTGAATTCCTCGATCAACTGGTCTTCAACCTGCAAAGTAAGCTGGATCGTATTGTGAGCTGGGGTCAGCAGGCCATCGATCTGTGGATTGGTTACGATCGCCACGTACACAAATTTATCCGTACCGCTATCGATATGGATAAGAACCGCGTCTTTGCTCAGCGTTTGCGTCAGTCGGTACAATCCTATTTCGATGCGCCGTGGGCGTTAACCTACGCCAGCGCCGACAGGCTGCTGGACATGCGTGATGAAGAGATGGCGCTGCGTGATGAAGAAGTCACAGGTGAGTTGCCGCCGGATCTGGAGTACGAAGAATTTAACGAAATCCGCGAGCAACTGGCGGCGCTTATTGAGCAGCAACTGGCAATATATAAGACCAAAGGTGTACCGCTGGATCTCGGCCTGGTGGCGCGCGAGTATCTGGCGCAATATCCGCGCGTTCGTCATTTCGACATTGCGCGCATCGTGGTTGATCAGGCGGTACGTCTTGGCGTAGCGCAAGCAGATTTCACCGGACTGCCGCCGAAGTGGCAGCCGATTAATGATTACGGAGCCAAGGTACAGGCGCATGTCATCGACAAATATTGA
- the cmoM gene encoding tRNA uridine 5-oxyacetic acid(34) methyltransferase CmoM, producing MKDRNFDDIAEKFSRNIYGTTKGQLRQAILWQDLDALLTRMGNEPLRVLDAGGGEGQTAIRMAQLGHHVTLCDVSKAMIARAQAAAEEKGVSGNMHFIQCAVQDVAQHLESPVDLILFHAVLEWVAEPVPVLQILWSVLRPGGALSLMFYNADGLLMHNMVAGNFDYVKVGMPKRKKRTLSPDFPRAPADVYGWLEQIGWQVTGKTGVRVFHDYLREKHQQHDCFDALLELETRYCRQEPYISLGRYIHVTALKPQIDERTNDE from the coding sequence ATGAAGGATCGCAATTTCGACGATATTGCCGAGAAGTTCTCGCGCAACATCTACGGCACGACGAAAGGTCAACTGCGTCAGGCGATTCTGTGGCAGGATCTTGATGCCCTGTTGACCCGGATGGGCAACGAGCCATTGCGCGTGCTGGATGCTGGTGGCGGGGAAGGCCAGACGGCGATTCGCATGGCGCAGCTAGGCCATCATGTCACGCTCTGTGATGTGTCGAAAGCGATGATCGCGCGTGCTCAGGCGGCGGCCGAAGAGAAAGGTGTGAGCGGTAACATGCATTTTATACAATGCGCCGTTCAGGACGTTGCTCAGCATTTGGAATCGCCGGTTGATCTGATATTGTTCCATGCTGTGCTGGAGTGGGTCGCAGAACCGGTTCCTGTACTGCAAATATTGTGGTCAGTGCTGCGCCCCGGCGGTGCGTTGTCATTAATGTTTTACAATGCCGACGGCTTGCTGATGCACAATATGGTGGCAGGAAATTTTGACTATGTGAAAGTCGGTATGCCGAAGCGCAAAAAACGTACCCTTTCCCCGGATTTTCCGCGTGCTCCTGCGGATGTTTATGGCTGGCTCGAACAGATTGGCTGGCAGGTAACGGGCAAAACGGGTGTGCGCGTGTTTCACGATTATCTGCGCGAAAAACATCAGCAGCATGACTGCTTTGACGCGCTACTCGAACTGGAAACACGCTATTGCCGCCAGGAACCCTATATTAGCCTTGGCCGCTATATTCACGTGACCGCGCTTAAGCCGCAAATCGATGAAAGGACAAACGATGAGTGA
- the elyC gene encoding envelope biogenesis factor ElyC, whose translation MLFTLKKYIGGLMLPLPFLLLLIGLGIALIWFSRWQKTGKVLISVGWLVLLLSSMQPVADRFLQPIEDTYPTWRGTQQVKYIVILGGGYTWNDAWAPSSNLINNSLPRLTEGIRLWQANPGSKIIFTGAAAQTNPVSTAEAGARVAESLGVPRSAIMTLDQPKDTEREALAVKQAIGDAPFLLVTSASHLPRAMIFFQHAGLHPLPAPANQLAIASPLNPWERIIPSPVWLMHSDRVGYETLGRLWQWLKGSSDQPGEQ comes from the coding sequence GTGCTTTTTACCCTTAAAAAATACATCGGCGGCCTGATGCTGCCTCTGCCTTTTTTGCTTTTGCTGATCGGGCTGGGCATTGCTCTGATCTGGTTTAGCCGCTGGCAGAAAACCGGCAAAGTTCTTATCAGCGTCGGATGGCTGGTTTTATTGCTGTCGAGCATGCAGCCCGTAGCCGATCGCTTTTTACAACCGATCGAAGACACCTACCCCACCTGGCGCGGTACTCAACAGGTAAAATACATTGTGATTCTCGGCGGCGGTTATACCTGGAACGACGCGTGGGCGCCGAGTTCAAACCTGATTAATAACAGCCTGCCGCGCCTGACGGAGGGCATTCGTCTGTGGCAGGCCAACCCCGGTTCGAAAATCATTTTTACCGGTGCGGCGGCGCAAACCAACCCGGTCAGCACGGCGGAAGCGGGTGCGCGTGTCGCTGAAAGCCTGGGCGTACCGCGTAGCGCCATCATGACGCTGGATCAACCGAAAGATACCGAGCGGGAAGCGCTTGCGGTTAAACAGGCGATTGGTGATGCGCCTTTCCTGCTGGTGACCTCGGCGTCTCATCTGCCACGCGCCATGATTTTCTTCCAGCATGCTGGCCTGCATCCATTGCCCGCGCCGGCAAACCAGCTGGCAATTGCCTCTCCGCTTAATCCGTGGGAACGCATTATCCCCTCCCCGGTGTGGCTGATGCACAGCGACCGGGTGGGTTATGAAACGTTAGGGCGTCTCTGGCAGTGGTTGAAAGGCAGTTCAGACCAGCCAGGGGAGCAGTGA
- a CDS encoding YcbJ family phosphotransferase → MEQLRAELSHLLGEKLSRMECVSEKPDSALWSLYDSQGNPMPLLARSFSTPGIARQLAWKISMLARGGAVRMPVVYGVMTHEEHPGPDVLLIERLRGVPVEAPARTPERWEQLKDQIVEALLFWHRQDSHGCVGTVDSTQENIWPSWYRQRVEVLWTTLNQYHNTGLTMQDKRVLFRTRECLPALFEGFNDNCVLVHGSFNLRSMLKDARSDQLLAMVGPGIMLWAPREYELFRLVDGAQAEGLLWHYLQRAPVAESFLWRRWLYLLWDEVAQLVNTGRFNRANFDLASKSLLPWLV, encoded by the coding sequence ATGGAACAACTGCGCGCTGAACTGAGTCATCTGTTGGGTGAAAAACTGAGTCGCATGGAGTGCGTCAGCGAAAAGCCGGATTCCGCACTCTGGTCGCTGTATGACAGTCAGGGAAATCCGATGCCGCTGCTGGCACGAAGTTTTTCAACCCCTGGCATTGCGCGCCAGTTAGCCTGGAAGATATCAATGCTGGCGCGCGGCGGGGCTGTTCGCATGCCGGTTGTTTACGGCGTCATGACGCACGAAGAGCACCCGGGGCCGGATGTACTGCTCATCGAACGCTTACGCGGCGTACCGGTTGAAGCGCCAGCGCGCACCCCTGAGCGCTGGGAGCAACTCAAAGACCAAATCGTTGAGGCGCTGCTTTTCTGGCACCGCCAGGATAGCCACGGTTGTGTTGGCACCGTTGACAGTACCCAGGAAAATATCTGGCCTTCCTGGTATCGCCAGCGCGTGGAAGTGCTGTGGACCACGCTCAACCAGTATCACAACACCGGGTTGACGATGCAGGATAAGCGCGTGCTGTTTCGTACTCGCGAGTGCCTACCCGCGTTGTTTGAGGGTTTTAACGATAACTGCGTGCTGGTGCATGGCAGTTTTAACCTGCGCAGTATGTTGAAAGACGCCCGCAGCGACCAGTTACTGGCAATGGTTGGGCCTGGCATAATGCTCTGGGCGCCGCGCGAATATGAACTGTTCAGGCTGGTGGACGGTGCGCAGGCAGAAGGATTGCTCTGGCATTATCTTCAGCGCGCGCCGGTGGCGGAATCCTTTCTGTGGCGGCGCTGGCTCTACCTGTTATGGGATGAAGTGGCGCAGTTGGTGAATACCGGACGGTTTAACCGCGCTAACTTCGATCTTGCCTCAAAATCACTGCTCCCCTGGCTGGTCTGA
- the kdsB gene encoding 3-deoxy-manno-octulosonate cytidylyltransferase — translation MSFVVIIPARYASTRLPGKPLVDINGKPMVVHVLERARESGAERIIVATDNEEVMHAVQAVGGEVCMTRADHQSGTERLAEVVEKCGFSDDTVIVNVQGDEPMIPPAIIRQVAENLAARDVGMATLAVPIHSAEEAFNPNAVKVVMDAEGYALYFSRATIPWDRDRFAQSRETIGDTFLRHIGIYGYRAGFIRRYVSWQTSPLEQIEMLEQLRVLWYGEKIHVAVASVVPGTGVDTPEDLARVRQELR, via the coding sequence ATGAGTTTCGTTGTTATTATTCCCGCGCGTTATGCTTCCACACGCTTGCCTGGCAAACCTTTAGTCGATATTAACGGTAAGCCCATGGTGGTGCATGTGCTTGAGCGCGCTCGTGAATCCGGTGCTGAGCGTATTATCGTGGCGACGGACAACGAAGAGGTGATGCATGCAGTACAGGCGGTTGGCGGTGAAGTCTGTATGACCCGCGCCGATCATCAGTCCGGAACGGAACGCCTTGCTGAAGTCGTGGAAAAATGCGGTTTCAGTGACGATACCGTCATCGTCAATGTGCAGGGTGACGAGCCCATGATCCCGCCAGCGATTATTCGCCAGGTGGCAGAAAACCTCGCCGCGCGTGATGTGGGAATGGCAACGCTGGCGGTACCCATTCACAGTGCGGAAGAGGCATTCAACCCGAACGCGGTGAAAGTGGTCATGGACGCCGAAGGTTACGCGCTCTACTTCTCCCGCGCCACGATCCCCTGGGATCGCGATCGTTTCGCACAATCTCGTGAGACGATTGGCGATACATTCCTGCGTCATATCGGCATTTATGGCTATCGCGCCGGTTTTATCCGCCGTTATGTCAGCTGGCAAACCAGCCCGCTTGAGCAGATAGAGATGCTGGAGCAACTGCGTGTGCTCTGGTACGGCGAGAAAATCCACGTTGCTGTTGCCAGTGTGGTGCCGGGTACCGGTGTGGATACTCCTGAAGATTTGGCGCGCGTCCGTCAGGAGTTGCGTTAA
- a CDS encoding Trm112 family protein yields the protein MDHRLLEIIACPVCNGKLNYTQDKQELICKIDSLAYPVREGIPVLLETEARSLTAEESRP from the coding sequence ATGGATCACCGTTTACTTGAAATTATTGCCTGCCCGGTGTGTAACGGCAAACTGAATTACACCCAGGATAAACAAGAGTTAATCTGCAAAATCGACAGCCTCGCCTATCCGGTGCGGGAAGGTATTCCGGTATTACTGGAAACCGAAGCACGTTCATTAACTGCCGAAGAGAGCCGGCCATGA
- a CDS encoding winged helix-turn-helix domain-containing protein: MSVPQLSLTAARHLHLAAQGLLRKPSRRAKPDNILSTIQRMSLLQIDTINIVARSPYLVLFSRLGHYPQHWLDDALRNGDLMEYWAHEACFLPREDFALVRHRMLAPDQMGWKYREAWMQEHAAEIEQLIAHIEQNGPVRSADFEHPRKGTSGWWEWKPHKRHLEGLFTAGKVMVVERRNFQRVYDLTQRVVPHWDDARDLLSQDAAEYQMLENSARSLGLFRAQWLADYYRLRKVALPLVLEKMQDAGTIYPVNVENIGPAWLHASLLPQLEQAQAGKLAATHSAVLSPFDPVVWDRKRAEQLFDFSYRLECYTPAPKRQFGYFVLPLLHRGRLVGRMDAKMHRKAGMLEIIAMYLEDGVKPGHSLEKGLLGAITEFARWQGALRITFSRLPEGLFAACRAGLEIDAA; this comes from the coding sequence ATGTCCGTGCCGCAACTTTCTCTGACTGCTGCTCGTCATCTGCACCTCGCAGCCCAGGGGCTATTACGTAAACCTTCCCGTCGGGCAAAACCGGACAATATTCTCTCCACTATTCAGCGCATGTCGCTGCTGCAAATTGACACCATTAATATTGTTGCCCGCAGCCCTTATCTGGTGCTTTTTAGCCGCCTTGGGCACTACCCCCAGCACTGGCTTGATGATGCGCTACGCAACGGTGATTTGATGGAGTATTGGGCGCATGAAGCCTGCTTTCTGCCGCGCGAGGATTTTGCGCTGGTGCGCCATCGCATGCTGGCACCAGATCAAATGGGCTGGAAGTATCGCGAAGCGTGGATGCAGGAACATGCGGCGGAAATTGAGCAGCTCATTGCACATATTGAGCAAAATGGCCCGGTGCGTTCGGCTGATTTTGAACATCCACGTAAAGGTACCAGCGGCTGGTGGGAATGGAAGCCGCATAAGCGGCATCTGGAAGGGCTATTTACGGCCGGAAAAGTGATGGTGGTGGAACGTCGCAATTTCCAGCGTGTTTATGATTTAACGCAGCGGGTTGTGCCGCACTGGGATGATGCTCGCGACCTGCTGTCGCAGGATGCGGCGGAGTATCAGATGCTGGAAAACAGCGCCCGCAGTTTAGGGCTGTTTCGTGCGCAGTGGCTGGCGGATTACTATCGCTTACGGAAAGTGGCATTACCGTTAGTGCTGGAGAAGATGCAGGACGCAGGCACCATTTATCCCGTCAATGTCGAAAACATTGGTCCGGCCTGGCTGCATGCCTCTTTATTACCGCAGCTTGAACAGGCGCAGGCTGGCAAACTTGCCGCTACTCACAGCGCGGTGCTTTCACCGTTTGATCCGGTGGTATGGGATCGTAAGCGAGCCGAGCAACTGTTCGATTTTAGCTACCGTCTGGAGTGCTATACCCCAGCCCCTAAACGGCAATTTGGCTATTTTGTGTTGCCATTATTGCATCGTGGGCGACTGGTGGGGCGTATGGATGCAAAAATGCACCGTAAAGCGGGCATGCTGGAGATTATTGCGATGTATCTGGAAGATGGCGTTAAACCCGGGCATTCGCTGGAAAAGGGGCTGTTAGGTGCCATTACCGAGTTTGCCCGTTGGCAGGGAGCTCTGCGGATTACGTTCTCGCGATTGCCCGAGGGGTTATTTGCCGCATGCCGCGCCGGGCTGGAAATAGACGCGGCGTAA
- the lpxK gene encoding tetraacyldisaccharide 4'-kinase gives MIARIWSGESPLWLLLLPLSWLYGLVSGAIRFAYRIGLKKSWRAPVPVVVVGNLTAGGNGKTPVVIWLVEQLQQRGIRVGVVSRGYGGKAERYPLVLTSETSTAQAGDEPVLIYQRTGAPVAVSPVRSDAVSAILALYPVQLIITDDGLQHYKLARDKEIVVVDGVRRFGNGWWLPAGPMRERASRLKSVDAIITNGGVARAGEIPMRLRPGLAVNMLTGERRDVHTLLNIVAMAGIGHPPRFFATLTECGATLQKTVALADHQVLTLHDVKPLVKPGQTLVMTEKDAVKCRSFAEDNWWYLPVDAQLEGEQAQELLQELFTLAR, from the coding sequence ATGATTGCACGCATCTGGTCGGGTGAATCTCCCCTGTGGTTACTGTTGCTACCGCTCTCCTGGCTCTACGGCCTGGTGAGCGGTGCTATTCGTTTCGCCTACCGCATTGGTTTAAAAAAATCGTGGCGTGCGCCCGTTCCTGTTGTAGTTGTCGGCAATCTGACGGCAGGAGGCAACGGTAAGACGCCCGTTGTTATCTGGTTGGTGGAGCAACTACAGCAGCGTGGCATCCGTGTTGGTGTGGTGTCGCGTGGTTACGGCGGTAAAGCGGAGCGTTATCCGCTCGTGCTGACATCTGAAACCTCTACGGCCCAGGCGGGGGATGAACCGGTTCTGATTTATCAACGTACTGGCGCGCCGGTTGCGGTTTCCCCCGTCAGAAGTGACGCCGTCAGTGCGATCCTTGCGCTATACCCGGTACAACTGATCATTACGGATGATGGTTTGCAGCATTATAAGCTGGCGCGGGATAAGGAAATTGTCGTTGTTGATGGCGTCAGGCGTTTTGGTAATGGCTGGTGGTTGCCCGCAGGGCCGATGCGCGAGCGGGCGTCGCGTTTAAAAAGTGTGGATGCCATCATTACTAACGGCGGTGTAGCCAGAGCGGGAGAGATCCCAATGCGCTTGCGGCCTGGGCTGGCGGTTAATATGCTTACCGGCGAACGCCGTGACGTTCACACACTGCTCAATATCGTTGCGATGGCAGGGATCGGTCATCCACCGCGTTTTTTTGCTACTCTCACCGAGTGCGGAGCGACGCTGCAAAAAACGGTGGCGCTTGCCGATCATCAGGTGTTAACGCTGCATGATGTTAAGCCACTGGTGAAACCAGGGCAAACACTGGTGATGACCGAAAAAGACGCAGTTAAGTGTCGGTCGTTTGCTGAGGATAACTGGTGGTATTTGCCTGTAGACGCGCAGCTTGAGGGCGAGCAGGCGCAAGAATTACTGCAGGAATTGTTCACTCTGGCGCGCTGA
- the msbA gene encoding lipid A ABC transporter ATP-binding protein/permease MsbA, giving the protein MHNDKDLSTWQTFRRLWPTIAPFKAGLIVSGIALILNAASDTFMLSLLKPLLDDGFGKTDRSVLLWMPLVVIGLMILRGITSYISSYCISWVSGKVVMTMRRRLFSHMMGMPVSFFDKQSTGTLLSRITYDSEQVASSSSGALITVVREGASIIGLFIMMFWYSWQLSLILIVLAPIVSIAIRVVSKRFRNISKNMQNTMGQVTTSAEQMLKGHKEVLMFGGQEVETSRFDKVSNKMRLQGMKMVSASSISDPVIQLIASLALAFVLYAASFPSVMSTLSAGTITVVFSSMIALMRPLKSLTNVNAQFQRGMAACQTLFAILDSEQEKDEGTRVIERARGDIEFRNVTFTYPGRETPALRNINLTIPAGKTVALVGRSGSGKSTLASLITRFYDVDEGQILMDGHDLREYKLTSLRDQVALVSQNVHLFNDTVANNIAYARTEEYSREEIEQAAKMAYAYDFINKMDEGLDTIIGENGVLLSGGQRQRIAIARALLRDSPILILDEATSALDTESERAIQAALNELQKNRTSLVIAHRLSTIEQADEIVVVEDGRIVERGTHADLLEQRGVYAQLHKMQFGE; this is encoded by the coding sequence ATGCATAACGACAAAGATCTCTCCACGTGGCAGACATTCCGCCGATTATGGCCAACTATTGCGCCTTTCAAAGCGGGTCTGATCGTGTCGGGGATAGCGTTAATCCTCAACGCAGCCAGCGATACCTTTATGCTATCGCTGCTCAAACCATTACTGGATGATGGTTTTGGTAAAACCGACCGCTCTGTGCTGCTGTGGATGCCGCTGGTGGTTATTGGGTTGATGATCCTGCGTGGTATCACCAGCTACATCTCCAGTTACTGCATTTCCTGGGTTTCCGGAAAAGTGGTGATGACCATGCGTCGTCGCCTGTTTAGCCATATGATGGGCATGCCGGTCTCATTCTTTGATAAGCAATCCACCGGTACTTTACTTTCGCGTATTACCTATGATTCTGAACAGGTTGCTTCTTCTTCCTCCGGCGCGTTAATTACCGTCGTGCGTGAAGGGGCTTCGATCATTGGCCTGTTTATCATGATGTTCTGGTACAGCTGGCAGCTCTCTTTGATCCTGATTGTGCTGGCGCCGATCGTTTCGATAGCGATTCGTGTGGTTTCCAAACGCTTTCGCAACATCAGTAAAAATATGCAAAACACGATGGGCCAGGTGACCACCAGTGCGGAGCAGATGCTGAAAGGACATAAAGAAGTGCTGATGTTTGGCGGCCAGGAAGTCGAAACCAGCCGTTTTGATAAAGTCAGCAATAAGATGCGTTTACAGGGCATGAAAATGGTCTCGGCATCGTCTATTTCCGATCCTGTTATCCAGCTTATTGCGTCACTGGCGCTGGCGTTTGTGCTGTATGCCGCCAGTTTTCCAAGCGTAATGTCCACCTTGAGTGCGGGTACTATCACCGTTGTCTTTTCATCAATGATCGCGCTTATGCGCCCATTGAAATCCCTGACCAACGTCAATGCTCAGTTCCAGCGTGGTATGGCGGCTTGCCAGACACTGTTTGCGATTCTGGATAGCGAGCAAGAAAAAGACGAAGGCACGCGTGTGATTGAACGTGCGCGTGGCGATATTGAGTTTCGCAACGTGACTTTCACCTATCCGGGGCGTGAAACGCCAGCATTGCGCAATATCAACCTGACGATTCCGGCGGGCAAAACCGTCGCCCTGGTGGGGCGTTCCGGTTCGGGTAAGTCGACGCTGGCAAGCCTGATCACGCGTTTTTATGATGTCGATGAAGGGCAAATCCTGATGGATGGCCACGACTTGCGCGAATATAAGCTCACTTCGCTGCGTGACCAGGTTGCGTTGGTATCGCAAAACGTACATCTGTTTAATGATACGGTTGCCAATAACATTGCTTATGCACGTACCGAAGAGTACAGCCGCGAAGAGATTGAGCAAGCAGCGAAAATGGCCTATGCCTACGATTTTATCAATAAGATGGATGAGGGGCTGGATACGATAATAGGGGAAAATGGCGTGCTGCTTTCAGGCGGTCAACGCCAGCGTATCGCGATTGCCCGTGCGCTGCTGCGCGATAGCCCGATCCTCATTCTTGATGAAGCGACCTCGGCCTTGGATACCGAATCTGAACGTGCCATTCAGGCCGCACTGAACGAGCTGCAAAAGAACCGTACCTCACTGGTTATTGCTCACCGTTTGTCGACCATCGAACAGGCCGATGAAATTGTGGTGGTGGAAGATGGACGTATCGTTGAACGCGGCACCCACGCGGATTTGCTGGAACAACGTGGTGTCTATGCTCAACTTCACAAAATGCAGTTTGGCGAATGA